CAAGATAGACAGCATCAGCTCCATACATGATAGCTATTTTTAAATTTTCCAAATTACCGGCAGGTGCCAACAACTCCGGTTTTATCATTAGTATTCTCCTCTTATGTTATTTCTTCCTGTTTTTTATATTACAAACACTACTTCTTTTTTTTATTTAAAAGAGCTTCCTGAACACAATATAACCCTTCTCCTGCCCTGGCTGGAATAAAACACTGGTTGCAATAAATACATGTTGCCTTTCTAATATCTCCAGAGTGCCATCTTTTAATCAGTTGCGGCTCTCTGATTAATGGACGACAAAGAGCAATATAATCTGCCAAATTCTGTTCAATTAGTTCCTGTGCAACTTGAAAAGAACGTATTCCTCCAACTAATATCAAAGGAACCTTTAGGCTTTCTTTATATAATTTTGCAGCATCCCGATAATAAACTTCTTCTTCTGGTCGGTCGATTCTACCAATTCTTGAA
This portion of the Atribacterota bacterium genome encodes:
- a CDS encoding NADH:flavin oxidoreductase gives rise to the protein SRIGRIDRPEEEVYYRDAAKLYKESLKVPLILVGGIRSFQVAQELIEQNLADYIALCRPLIREPQLIKRWHSGDIRKATCIYCNQCFIPARAGEGLYCVQEALLNKKKK